One window from the genome of Plasmodium relictum strain SGS1 genome assembly, chromosome: 12 encodes:
- the CCp2 gene encoding LCCL domain-containing protein — MTKLFFNYVFIIFLLYFVFVKSEDDVSNTFFKFDNCEATSTFPSIGENGLPQYAAENAITKGSGYWCSEGKHNANDIVSWIGHLKNVRSLNGIIIHWAYSPGEVSVLASYDSNEPYEEIVPYQVIESRVGNVVQNIIFNHVIRAKSIKLNMRHALHEYFGINFVNVLGSKDPTLRIQSGMTSLTQDLCLQIDETNELVLDGCINSISYLDGRDLWKLNAKNQIYNPINNLCITLKDNLTANGGKIILEDCNASLEHNDGRSNWQLLPNNQLKILRNGNFCLSQDGSKSGSLDVALHKEATSTLSRQDKKFSPDKAVDGNLDTFWASQGFNIDTTPDSVYFDVNLGSKYKLQKVIIDWKYPATKYSIFLSNDGENYEEVSSNLANFLRSTINNLHNTEAQFIKLKLITPNPEFSEEDELFYGIKKFSVYSNRIKSIVDDCDKIKDSDDARDKYFFEFVSEVLMQEGLELKRLDKELQQFAEKIQNEALKIQKLNPQLKKCKTEKEKRNSDISNIKNIILKNIYDVINQTQNIVNINSLSTYYSTSTKELGQTPENPADNCFHLKKTLPSSPSGFYYVLPSCSQRVLRVFCDMKIGGTYYVPPIDTNLIKELKDVENVCATYGLYPIHLHHENQMNSLKNLFHIMNVNITNPVPLAIRRNTEAFFSLDFQENVNDIVSKFGNPTGNTFGVNSEGVAFFDSSNSEMSAFVCSDNIDSINVPEQFVNLNCKTTLKESNEINKIVGSEYLIKCPHDCLERDTEATVIGGEGNIYSEDSSICLSAIHAGAYDKHFLIHLRIVNALNEFEGVFQNGIISESYVNNNQEIAFKLFNVTPKCPNPSYTHDFTFLEIDNSKDSITDNENIYVDPSTADAINDLITIVNKQVGSTDPTFLALINKQVIKIVSNARRYLKPTEHFEKNIELLSNETLKDVQKVSHLIKLLSSKITSELEKRKYKLEALVDERLRQKEFESWKLGNTENIYDTLEIINSVQLQKEGKWKIMDNPLEEGITGTTLSQNVRVLNSDGISNLFSGTYAFLRYKSFYDFVFSTYIYVKGTGSVGLIFRAYDRYNYYMFELNNNQNGYKRLLKFENNEVTELAVINDGGFDEGNWLVVRIECRGSKIKITTIKTNKPIYELPNPNIIVSDDFNSAGTIGFYTYGVDNAQFTKPVVESAECLAKEVISNNVSPLSCNIYEEFFIGKFNKSYTVFDPENAVDGPSNWSYFNNIGNEKHVILQKSNIRGGSDNEIPSFIILQKKICQAGILRFSIYPECTNGIVGAIFKFLDSNNYTILEIGSTFTRLRQNINGKFQTLAKSIISAYKESVWNRVTISFSINSINVNMGSGLMTYPIFSLIGLNLQSGEKFGFTSYNCNNVAFSNIFLHPLDFKPYSPTPPLASENMIPIFSKIGEDTIKEEINKEINNKEKEEMDETKKETEIDRHSFDESNKDIKRDIYYCATHKNIIDRLAYCDQYHKENLNCNNEFCKTCCANIDSENDEDTKTCEKLCQKLDEKVLQTSEIFYFLKKSCIESSNEELKSSCENDSNKEECLTEMCQMCCQSVTIPPELITNDLNINSLINQCISLCE; from the coding sequence attaaatatgagACATGCATTACATGAATATTTTGGTATTAATTTTGTGAATGTATTAGGATCCAAAGATCCAACGTTGAGAATACAAAGTGGAATGACTAGTTTAACACAAGATTTATGTTTACAAATAGATGAAACAAATGAATTAGTTTTAGATGGGTGTATTAATTCTATTTCCTACTTAGATGGTAGAGATTTATGGAAGTTAAATGCAAAAAATCAAATTTATAAtccaattaataatttatgcataactttaaaagataatttaacGGCTAATGGAGGTAAAATTATACTTGAAGATTGTAATGCTAGCTTAGAGCATAATGATGGACGTAGTAATTGGCAGCTATTACCAAAtaatcaattaaaaattttaagaaatgGAAATTTTTGTCTATCACAGGATGGCTCTAAATCAGGTAGTTTAGATGTTGCACTTCACAAAGAAGCTACTTCCACTTTATCAAGGCAAGATAAGAAATTTTCTCCAGATAAAGCTGTAGATGGAAACTTAGATACATTTTGGGCTTCCCAAGGTTTTAACATTGATACAACCCCTGATTCTGTTTACTTTGATGTGAATCTAGGAAGCAAATATAAACTACAAAAGGTAATAATTGACTGGAAGTATCCAGCTACAAAGTATTCTATATTTTTGAGTAATGATGGAGAAAACTATGAGGAAGTAAGTAGCAACTTAGCTAATTTTTTAAGAAGTACTATAAACAATTTACATAACACAGAAGCtcaatttattaaattaaaacttATAACACCTAACCCAGAATTTTCCGAAGAAGACGAATTATTTTatggaattaaaaaattttcagtATATTCTAATAGAATTAAATCAATTGTAGATGATtgtgataaaataaaagattcaGATGATGCTAGAGATAAGTACTTTTTTGAATTCGTGTCCGAAGTACTTATGCAGGAAGGTttagaattaaaaagattAGATAAAGAGTTACAACAGTTTGCcgaaaaaatacaaaatgaagcattaaaaattcaaaaactGAACCCTCAACTGAAGAAATGCAAAACAGAAAAGGAAAAGAGGAATAGTGATAtaagtaatataaaaaacattattcttaaaaatatttatgatgTAATTAATCAAACTCAGAACATAGTCAATATCAATTCTTTAAGTACTTATTATTCTACTTCAACAAAAGAATTAGGACAAACACCAGAAAATCCAGCAGACAACTgctttcatttaaaaaaaacattaccTAGTTCACCATCAGGTTTTTATTATGTTCTACCATCATGCTCCCAGCGTGTTTTGAGAGTATTTTGTGATATGAAAATAGGAGGTACTTACTATGTCCCTCCCATAGATactaatttaattaaagaattaaaGGATGTGGAAAATGTGTGTGCAACATATGGTTTATATCCTATTCATTTACACCATGAAAATCAAAtgaattctttaaaaaatttatttcatattatGAATGTAAATATTACTAATCCAGTTCCTCTAGCCATTAGGAGAAATACAGAAGCCTTTTTTTCCTTAGATTTTCAAGAAAATGTAAATGATATTGTATCAAAATTTGGGAATCCCACAGGAAATACATTTGGTGTAAATAGTGAAGGGGTTGCCTTTTTTGATTCATCTAATTCTGAAATGTCTGCATTTGTTTGTTCTGACAATATTGATTCCATTAATGTACCTGAACAGTTTGTGAATTTAAACTGTAAAACTACTTTAAAGGAAtctaatgaaattaataaaattgttGGCAGTGAATATTTAATCAAATGTCCTCATGATTGTTTAGAAAGAGATACTGAAGCAACTGTAATTGGAGGAGaaggaaatatatattctGAAGATAGCTCTATTTGTTTATCAGCTATTCATGCAGGTGCTTATGATAagcattttttaattcatctaAGAATTGTAAATGCTCTAAATGAATTTGAAGGAGTTTTCCAAAATGGCATAATATCTGAAAgttatgtaaataataatcaAGAAATTGCTTTTAAGCTGTTTAATGTTACTCCCAAATGTCCTAATCCCTCATACACGCATGATTTCACTTTTCTTGAAATTGATAATTCTAAGGATAGTATAACAGacaatgaaaatatttatgttgaTCCATCAACAGCCGATGCGATAAATGATTTGATTACCATTGTAAATAAACAAGTTGGGAGTACGGATCCAACATTTTTAGCattaataaacaaacaagTCATAAAAATAGTTTCTAATGCAAGAAGATATTTAAAACCAACAGAGcattttgaaaaaaacaTAGAATTATTGTCTAATGAAACATTAAAAGATGTACAGAAAGTATCTCATTTGATAAAATTGTTATCGTCAAAAATTACATCTGAGttagaaaaaagaaagtatAAATTAGAAGCATTAGTAGATGAAAGACTAAGGCAAAAAGAATTTGAATCTTGGAAATTAGGAAACAcggaaaatatatatgatacattagaaataataaattcaGTGCAGTTACAGAAAGAAGGAAAATGGAAAATAATGGATAACCCTTTAGAAGAAGGTATAACAGGAACTACGTTGAGCCAAAATGTACGTGTTTTAAATTCAGATGGAATAAGTAATTTATTTAGTGGAACTTACGCTTTTTTAAGATATAAATCTTTTTATGATTTTGTATTTTCAACTTATATTTACGTAAAAGGGACAGGATCCGTTGGATTAATTTTCAGAGCATATGAtagatataattattatatgtttgaattaaataataatcaaaatggatataaaagattattaaaatttgaaaaCAATGAAGTAACAGAATTGGCTGTTATTAACGACGGTGGATTTGATGAAGGTAATTGGCTTGTAGTAAGAATAGAATGCCGGGGAtcgaaaataaaaattactactattaaaacaaataaacCAATTTATGAATTACCAAATCCCAATATAATAGTAAGTGATGATTTTAACTCAGCAGGTACTATTGGTTTTTACACTTACGGAGTGGATAATGCCCAATTTACAAAACCAGTTGTTGAATCTGCTGAATGTTTAGCAAAAGAAGTGATATCTAATAATGTTTCCCCTTTAAGttgtaatatatatgaagaattttttattggAAAATTTAACAAATCATATACAGTATTTGATCCAGAAAATGCAGTCGATGGGCCATCGAATTGGAGCTATTTTAATAACATAGGAAATGAAAAACATGTAATATTACAAAAATCTAATATTAGAGGAGGTTCAGATAATGAGATACCCTCTTTTATCATTttacaaaagaaaatttgTCAAGCGGGAATATTAAGATTTTCTATTTATCCTGAATGTACCAATGGTATTGTAGGTgctatatttaaatttttagatTCCAATAATTATACTATATTAGAAATAGGTTCTACCTTTACTCGTTTAAGGCAAAATATCAATGGAAAATTTCAAACATTAGCTAAATCAATTATTTCTGCATATAAAGAGAGTGTATGGAATCGTGTAACTATATCGTTTAGTATCAATAGTATCAATGTCAATATGGGTAGTGGCTTGATGACATACCCAATTTTTAGTTTAATAGGATTAAATTTACAAAGTGGAGAAAAATTCGGTTTTACATCTTATAATTGTAACAATGTGGCATTTAGTAATATTTTCCTTCATCCTTTAGATTTTAAACCCTATAGTCCTACCCCACCTTTAGCTTCTGAAAACATGATTcctatattttcaaaaataggAGAAGATACAATAAAAGAAGagataaataaagaaataaataataaagagaaaGAAGAAATGgatgaaacaaaaaaagagaCAGAAATTGATAGGCATTCATTTGATGAATCCaataaagatattaaaaGAGATATATATTATTGTGCTACtcataaaaatatcattGATAGATTGGCTTATTGTGATCAATATCATAAAGAGAATCTTAATTGTAATAATGAATTTTGCAAAACTTGTTGTGCAAACATAGATTCAGAAAATGATGAAGATACCAAAACATGTGAGAAATTATGTCAAAAGTTGGATGAAAAAGTACTTCAAACATcagaaattttttattttcttaaaaagtCATGTATTGAATCTTCtaatgaagaattaaaaagttCATGTGAAAATGATAGTAATAAAGAGGAATGTCTAACAGAAATGTGTCAAATGTGTTGCCAGTCAGTTACTATACCGCCAGAACTAATTActaatgatttaaatattaattctttaataaatcagtGCATATCACTATgtgaataa